The DNA segment TCCCGAGAGCATGGTTGGAGACGTCGAAGTCGGCGAAGAGGAGGAGGACGAGATGGAGGACGAGGAAGAGGCGGACGAGACGGATGACTCCCCACGGGAGTACGAGGCCAACCTGACGGGGGAGCCACACGACGTGGACACGGATGCATCGGGGCATGCGACGTTCGAGGTTCACGAGCACGAGGAGGAGCTGGACGCTCATTACGAGTTGACGGTTGAGGACATCTGTAACGTCACGCAGGCGCACATTCACCTCGGTGGTGAGGGAGAGGACGGTCCCGTCGTCGTCTGGCTCTACCCTGAAGAGGGAATGGAACCCGAACTGATAGACGGACTGGCTTCGGGCACCATCGCCGAGGGGACGATCACCGAGGACGACCTCGTAGGGGAGTGGGAAGGTGCCGACTTCGAGGACGTCGTGGCGGCGTTTGACGCGGGTGGTAGCTACGTCAACGTCCACACCGAGGAGCATCCTGGCGGCGAGATCCGTGGTCAGATCGAACCTGCTGACGGATCGTAGATCCCATTCGCCTATTTACCGATTCTGGTGCCTCGCCGACCGTTGAATCGAACGGAACGATGTAGTGAGGTCCTGAGCCTCTGATCGAATCGGCGTATTCTTGATTCAGCCGTGCTACTGGGCTCTGATCACCCCATATCCCTATTCCGGACCGGACCCCGTTCCGGATGGTAACTCCGTATACCTCTCACAAAAGCAGGTAGCATACAGTATCTACTACTCTCCGGTAGTTTGGATAACTAATGTTGCTGACTAGAATGTCGACTTGCCGAGAGCATCGCACATGAACTCGAGCAGTGTAGCGATCAACGACCCCAATCGATCATCGGGTATGCGCAGTGCGACTCGAAGAACGCCACGCCCCGACCACTGAGATCGAACCGCGCCATGAGAATGAAACGATTGTCTCCCTGAGTGAAAAGGACGGATCTCGACAGTTATCGTAGAGGAGACACGATCCAAGGAACAGACCGCGTATCACGTCACGTATCAACCTCACACTGGTGGTGGAGAAGGAGGATAGCTTGGCGATACCTCGGTCCTGTTAGTCAATAGACCGCTGTAACCGGCAATCGTCATCTCGACGTCCGGTCT comes from the Halalkalicoccus sp. CG83 genome and includes:
- a CDS encoding CHRD domain-containing protein, which translates into the protein MDDTEKTGSTRRTFVKLVAAGGVAASLGSVTLAQQESDIELLGNASGWEGVAPDDIADETNPTLQLVEGEDYVVVWENDDGAPHDFFIENEAGEVVVESEQVAEEGERVSVEFTAQADFAEYYCSVHPESMVGDVEVGEEEEDEMEDEEEADETDDSPREYEANLTGEPHDVDTDASGHATFEVHEHEEELDAHYELTVEDICNVTQAHIHLGGEGEDGPVVVWLYPEEGMEPELIDGLASGTIAEGTITEDDLVGEWEGADFEDVVAAFDAGGSYVNVHTEEHPGGEIRGQIEPADGS